ATTTACACGCCGGGAAACAAGAAATGATCTATTTAGTGCAAAGTCGTTTGAGAATAAATGAGTAAAACTTTCAACACAAACTTCGGGGGAATTTATGGGTGGATCAGGTGAGTTAAAAAATGTTGTGGTAATTGGTGGGGGAGTAGCAGGGCTGAATGCGGCCCTGGATCTGGCCGATCAGGGTTTCAATGTGTACGTCTTGGAAAAAGGAGATTCCCTTGGAGGCCTGATTCCCAAGCTCCACAGACTATATCCAATTTGCAGTTGCTGTAAGGTGACCAATCGGGCAATTGCATGCCAGCAGCATCCGAACATAAAAGTCATGACTTGCGCAACCGTTGAAGACATTTCCGGCTCTGCTCCTTCCTTCAAAGTTTCCGTTAAGACACTTCAGGGAAGCCAGCAGATTGAAGCGGGGGCCATTATCCTTGCTCCCGGCCTTGAGCCTTTCGATCCTTCTGTCTACGATACCTACGCCTACTCTGCCTTCCCCAACGTCATCACCAGCGTTGAATTCGAGTGGATGCAGAAGCCCATAGGACCGAATAAGGGTGTCGTAACCAGACCCTCTGACGGTCAGGTGCCCAAAAAGGTGGCGTGGCTTCAGTGCGTTGGCTCCAGGGACGTTAACAAGTGTGATGCACCTTATTGCTCTTCCGTCTGCTGCATGTATGCCCTGAAAGAAGCCGTGCACTTCAAGGATGCCGTTCCCGAGGCCGATACGGCTATATTCTTTATGGATATGCGCACTCACGGAAAGGGCTATGAGCAGTACCTGAATAATGCCAAAGAAAAAGGCGTTAGATTCGTCAGAACCAGAATTCACAGCATAGAGCGCGGTCCCGGGAGTGAGGATCTCGTTCTGGAGTATGTAGATGAGAACGGCGATAAAAAGGAAGAGGTTTTCGATCTGGTCGTTCTGTCCGTTGGCCTAAGACCTTCGCCGGGCGTCAAAGAAGTGGCCGAAAAGCTTGGTGTGAAGCTTACGGAATACGGTTATATAGAAACGGCAGAGCTGGATCCCTGTGCAACCGGTGTTCCGGGAGTATTTGCCTGTGGAGCCGCCACCGGTCCTCGTGATGTATTTCAGTCTGTTACTGAAGCTCAGGCAGCGGCTGCAAGAGTTGCGGCCTATCTGGGTGGAAGTGGTGACGGTGCTTCGGGTGTCAGCCTGAGAGATGTAAGCGGTGAGGAACCCAGAGTGGGAATTCTTTTCAGTGTGTGTCCCGGGAGACCTGCCGGGTTTGACGCCCTTGTGGATGATCTTATGAAATTTGGAAAAGAGCTTCAGGGGGTTGCCTCGGTTGAGCGGATCGATCTTGTGGATTCTCAGGCCTTTGCAAAAGTTGCGGAGTGGCTCAAAGCCTCTGGGGTAAACAGGCTCATTTACGCAAGCTGTAACCCCATTATGCATCGTGAAATGATTGAGTGGGCAATGAAACAGGCGGGCCTTAACCCGACCCTTTACGATTATGTGGACATGAGAATTGTCGGCACCGATGAAAATCACAGGACCCGTCTCAGAGACCAGATCCGTGCCGCCGTACTCCATGCCCGCCTGACCGAGCCCCTGCCCGTCAAGGCCGTTCCCGTCGAGCAGTCTGCTCTGGTTGTGGGTGGAGGAATAGCGGGAATGACGGCAGCGCTTGCCCTGGCGGATCAGGGGATTCAGGTAACGCTTGTTGAGAAAAAGGATCGACTGGGAGGGCATGCCCATAAGGTCCACGGGACCTGGCAGGGTACGGATATTCAATCCTACGTAGCCGACCTCACGAAGAGGGTTCAAAACAACCCGAGGATCAATGTGTTGCTCAATGCCAATGTGGACAGTGCCAGGGGCTTTGGAGGCCAGTTTGAAACAACCATAGTGCAAAATGGGAATCGCCTTGCCGTAAAGCACGGTGCCGTGATTATAGCCACCGGTGCCCATTCACTCCGTCCCAGGGAATATTGTTACGGAGATCATCCGGAGATTTACAGATGGTCCGACCTTGCCAAGAAGCTTATAGACGATCCGGATGCCTTTAAGAGCGCCAGATGCGGTGTATTTATCCAGTGCGTTGGGTCCCGTGAACCGGAACGTCCTTATTGTAGCCGGCTTTGCTGCACCTTTGCCGTTAGAACGGCCTGTGACCTGAAAGAAAAGAATCCCGATCTGGATCTTTACGTGCTCTATAGAGATATTCGCACCTTTGGAGAAAGAGAAAAGATATACAAAGAAGCCCGTGAGAAGGGGGTTCTTTTCGTAAGGTTTGATGTGGAAAGAAAACCCGTCGTTAAGGTTGAAGACGGCAGGATAAAGGTAAGGGTCTTTGATCCGATCCTGGGCCGGGAGCTCCTTATAGAACCCGACTTCATTTCGT
This sequence is a window from Thermodesulforhabdus norvegica. Protein-coding genes within it:
- a CDS encoding FAD-dependent oxidoreductase, which encodes MGGSGELKNVVVIGGGVAGLNAALDLADQGFNVYVLEKGDSLGGLIPKLHRLYPICSCCKVTNRAIACQQHPNIKVMTCATVEDISGSAPSFKVSVKTLQGSQQIEAGAIILAPGLEPFDPSVYDTYAYSAFPNVITSVEFEWMQKPIGPNKGVVTRPSDGQVPKKVAWLQCVGSRDVNKCDAPYCSSVCCMYALKEAVHFKDAVPEADTAIFFMDMRTHGKGYEQYLNNAKEKGVRFVRTRIHSIERGPGSEDLVLEYVDENGDKKEEVFDLVVLSVGLRPSPGVKEVAEKLGVKLTEYGYIETAELDPCATGVPGVFACGAATGPRDVFQSVTEAQAAAARVAAYLGGSGDGASGVSLRDVSGEEPRVGILFSVCPGRPAGFDALVDDLMKFGKELQGVASVERIDLVDSQAFAKVAEWLKASGVNRLIYASCNPIMHREMIEWAMKQAGLNPTLYDYVDMRIVGTDENHRTRLRDQIRAAVLHARLTEPLPVKAVPVEQSALVVGGGIAGMTAALALADQGIQVTLVEKKDRLGGHAHKVHGTWQGTDIQSYVADLTKRVQNNPRINVLLNANVDSARGFGGQFETTIVQNGNRLAVKHGAVIIATGAHSLRPREYCYGDHPEIYRWSDLAKKLIDDPDAFKSARCGVFIQCVGSREPERPYCSRLCCTFAVRTACDLKEKNPDLDLYVLYRDIRTFGEREKIYKEAREKGVLFVRFDVERKPVVKVEDGRIKVRVFDPILGRELLIEPDFISLQSAIYAEPIDRLAAMYKVSLNDEGFLRESPAKMRPVDAEMEGVFAAGLVLGPKGVEESVVEAWAAAGRALRFLRQGVVMTGGVVAEVNPDRCAVCLTCVRTCPFGIPYIESVQEAAYIDPSLCVGCGMCVSECPGKAIMYRKLSDDQIVEMTRALVQEA